One window of Podarcis raffonei isolate rPodRaf1 chromosome 15, rPodRaf1.pri, whole genome shotgun sequence genomic DNA carries:
- the TTC19 gene encoding tetratricopeptide repeat protein 19, mitochondrial translates to MSLCVALLPRRGLRVAAAAAALGRRSLAQARAGRSGDGGGKRLTTAAGAATLAGGPGLSAFSLFSREAEKEKDSAEGQSEAKEEDTIILLLKKAKLSIMKGELEEAERLLHEAARLSHQSDNKQAIIYTYDTMANLAFMRGQLDHAEKLFKAAMSYLLAGDMKQDDNAIIEMSLKLASIYAARNEDKLALAGYEFCILTLEEKVAKQKDIPLDVLPEEEKSNTRLLLGMTLDSYARYLLAHSQAPAAQRMYERALQISMEVQGETHPQTVVLMNDLATALDAQGLYEDAYARLRWASELAQQTEHPETYVVLNNFAGILMHKEEYSSAKAVYREALQKAEAAGDGASVRHIRKELAELARRQRKGPVSTASSSGEEQK, encoded by the exons ATGTCGCTGTGTGTGGCGCTGCTGCCTCGGAGGGGCCTGAGAGTGGCGGCGGCCGCGGCGGCCTTGGGACGGCGCAGCCTGGCGCAGGCGAGGGCCGGCCGCAGCGGAGACGGAGGAGGGAAGCGCCTGACAACAGCCGCGGGAGCCGCTACCTTGGCGGGAGGCCCCGGCCTATCAG ccttttcccttttctcccgCGAAGCTGAGAAAGAGAAGGATTCAGCAGAAGGGCAGAGCGAGGCGAAGGAAGAAGACACCATCATTCTTTTGCTAAAGAAGGCCAAG CTGAGCATCATGAAAGGAGAGTTGGAAGAGGCGGAGAGGCTCCTTCACGAAGCTGCCAGGCTCTCGCACCAGTCGGACAACAAGCAAGCAATTATTTATACGTACGACACG ATGGCGAATTTGGCTTTCATGAGGGGTCAGCTGGATCAC GCAGAAAAACTTTTCAAGGCAGCCATGAGCTACTTACTGGCTGGGGACATGAAGCAA GATGACAACGCCATCATAGAGATGTCCCTTAAGCTGGCCAGCATCTATGCAGCACGGAATGA GGACAAGTTGGCCCTGGCTGGCTACGAGTTCTGCATTCTGACCCTGGAGGAGAAGGTTGCAAAACAAAAGGACATCCCTCTTGACGTTTTGCCAG AGGAAGAAAAATCCAACACCCGTCTGCTCCTGGGGATGACCCTCGACTCGTACGCCCGCTACCTCCTGGCGCACAGCCAGGCACCCGCCGCCCAGAGGATGTACGAGAGGGCGCTGCAGATCTCCATGGAGGTTCAAGGGGAGACACACCCCCAG ACGGTGGTTCTGATGAATGATTTGGCGACGGCTCTGGATGCTCAGGGCCTCTACGAAGATGCCTACGCGCGACTAAGGTGGGCGTCAGAGCTGGCCCAGCAGACAGAGCACCCAGAGACCTACGTTGTGTTGAACAACTTCGCTGGGATTCTCATGCACAAAG AAGAGTATTCATCGGCGAAAGCTGTCTACAGAGAGGCCCTGCAGAAGGCAGAGGCAGCTGGAGACGGGGCTTCCGTCAGACACATCCGGAAAGAGCTGGCCGAGCTTGCCAGGCGGCAGAGGAAGGGGCCAGTCTCTACGGCCAGTTCCTCAGGAGAAGAACAGAAGTGA